Proteins from one Oryza sativa Japonica Group chromosome 12, ASM3414082v1 genomic window:
- the LOC4351772 gene encoding putative disease resistance protein RGA4 translates to MATSAAVVFAGKSVAAPVIKEIITRALNYLDGYLSAKSMEEMKNKLEEGMLQIQAVLDVVDPDRFKEHSVALDQWFWKLRDAVEEAEDAIDELEYYELEEEAKDYKVSDWGSPLAKWKHKVVKSIKDVRVLDKSVNQFTHRGTLKRLKKAMDGLDKAAAGTTKFLEVVRCINGATSSSQKLGHLASSNDRQTGSMLTVDKFVGRESEKKRILEWLTKDTSVKESEIVPSANHVPIFSVIGHGGMGKTTLAQSICQQDEVVKHFKVIWITVSTSFDATSVTRKILESATKGEPSNKHLEALQQELKEKLNSVKFLLVMDDVWEEGKRDEWEKLFAPLRSGKNGSRILLTTRMASVADMAAKAMGVARDCLILGELEEDENIELFNHHVFSSLNLQDYSHFKKTGEQIARKLGGCPLVIKVTCGHLQGNMSVAYWENFLHIHLEHFKGSDIDIMKVLKLSYQHLPTELQICFRFCSLFPEDHKFRKEDLVHMWMCSGLIPQATNETLNFEDIGERILADLTRKSFFDLKSRVYRYGLDQEEYYDLKSRVYRYGLDQEEYYVMHDLMHELARNVSYGECARITSPVKFKDIRDTVRHISILCIPQFSIDVVKKISQFKNLRSIIIVTESKLDKDTKNTLQKIIESTKSLRLFHSRLRIRFDFSSKFGKLKHLRYIDIFGISSKGIYHIAKLYHLLVLLSISSPTTVFPCRRSLLCVAKQERFMLNLYRLRHVAYGQDTYKLFGMLPISRLESIRRLSIYHVKESGGNKVSSIKNLHCLRELNIQGVENIENHEEAINAKLNEKQHLHSLSLEWSPHTGEHDTVDELVLQHLEPHTNIRNLRICGYEGCVVPFWIENLSVRKLVSIKLESCINWEQLPSLGELTLLRYLLLRNLPKLQQIGRHSHMSSSSSMELLLPPNLLSLEIEQCPELQELPLLPPSLVSFQIIEVNWTKLPRMGKLCSKSNETILAQLQEVVINDCPCLSSLEDSFLEQKQHMVALRNLHINNCIHLESASIPFDAMIMLRYLYIRRCPKLRALRGTGEKFLPSSLLYLQIKQCPKLQELPLLPPSLMSFKIKNVNWTKLPRMGKLCSESNETILAQLQEVAISSCPCLCSLDDSFLEQKQHMVALRNLHIDNCIHLESASISFEAMNMLKSLRIGGCPELRAPRGAGEMFLPPSLKDLYIRSCGDYERIVVVSLQEQQLINLSVLNLNNCSNLVSLPPSEVFSRNFTSLQIIIIQKCGNLSSLGGLESLPSLSELTIRRCAKLTKFGSSVNPYVSGGEEEHLVDSRSSLRISSLTIDLPSLLLVEPLKSLCHTEHLEIEDASQMKSLPDRWLLQNSASLKSLHIRKVKSLESLQPSMRDLTSLQKLTLSGVGQLLGSLPDFPTSLLELDISECGSELKKKFRKHGSPERSKIAHILRVRIDTDYNYINITGSSLFIMGKECYGE, encoded by the exons ATGGCTACTTCTGCTGCAGTGGTGTTTGCTGGGAAATCGGTGGCAGCTCCTGTCATCAAGGAGATTATCACCAGGGCCTTAAACTACCTTGATGGCTACCTCAGCGCTAAAAGCATGGAGGAGATGAAGAACAAGCTAGAGGAAGGGATGCTGCAGATCCAAGCAGTTCTTGATGTTGTCGATCCAGATCGATTCAAGGAACACAGCGTAGCGCTGGATCAGTGGTTCTGGAAGCTCAGGGATGCAGTCGAGGAAGCCGAGGACGCCATCGATGAGCTCGAGTACTATGAGCTTGAGGAGGAAGCCAAGGATTACAAGGTTAGTGACTGGGGTTCACCTCTTGCTAAGTGGAAGCATAAAGTTGTTAAATCCATTAAGGATGTCCGTGTTTTGGATAAGTCTGTGAATCAATTTACTCATCGTGGTACACTCAAGAGGCTAAAGAAAGCTATGGATGGTTTAGACAAGGCTGCTGCAGGTACCACAAAATTTCTTGAAGTTGTGAGATGCATCAATGGAGCCACCTCTAGCAGTCAAAAGCTGGGACATTTGGCTAGCAGCAATGATCGTCAGACAGGTTCCATGTTAACGGTAGATAAGTTTGTTGGCCGAGAATCAGAGAAGAAAAGGATTCTTGAGTGGTTGACCAAGGACACATCAGTTAAAGAGTCTGAAATTGTGCCTAGTGCTAATCATGTTCCTATCTTCTCAGTAATTGGTCATGGTGGTATGGGGAAGACTACTTTGGCTCAGAGCATATGCCAACAAGATGAGGTTGTAAAGCATTTCAAGGTCATTTGGATTACTGTATCAACTAGTTTTGATGCAACCTCAGTGACAAGGAAAATTTTGGAATCTGCTACAAAGGGAGAACCTAGCAATAAACATTTGGAAGCACTACAGCAAGAACTTAAAGAGAAACTAAACTCTGTTAAGTTCCTTCTTGTCATGGATGACGTTTGGGAAGAAGGGAAAAGAGATGAATGGGAAAAGTTGTTTGCTCCTCTGCGGTCCGGAAAGAATGGGAGCAGAATTCTGTTGACAACCCGTATGGCATCCGTGGCAGACATGGCTGCAAAAGCAATGGGAGTTGCAAGAGATTGCTTGATATTAGGAGAACTGGAAGAAGACGAAAATATTGAACTCTTCAATCATCATGTATTTTCTAGTTTGAATTTGCAGGACTATAGCCACTTCAAAAAGACTGGAGAACAAATTGCAAGGAAACTGGGAGGATGTCCCTTGGTAATTAAGGTCACCTGTGGACATTTGCAAGGTAACATGAGCGTTGCATACTGGGAAAATTTCTTGCACATACACTTGGAACATTTTAAAGGGTCTGACATTGACATTATGAAGGTTCTCAAATTAAGCTACCAACATCTTCCAACTGAGTTACAGATTTGCTTTAGGTTTTGTAGCTTATTTCCTGAGGACCACAAATTTCGCAAGGAAGATCTTGTGCATATGTGGATGTGTTCAGGATTGATCCCGCAGGCCACAAATGAGACACTAAATTTCGAGGATATTGGAGAACGAATATTGGCTGACCTAACTAGAAAGTCATTCTTTGATCTAAAGTCCAGAGTATATAGATATGGTCTAGACCAAGAAGAATACTATGATCTAAAGTCCAGAGTATATAGATATGGTCTAGACCAAGAAGAATACTATGTCATGCATGACTTAATGCATGAATTAGCAAGAAATGTATCCTATGGTGAATGCGCAAGAATAACTAGTCCTGTCAAGTTTAAAGATATACGGGACACAGTCAGACACATATCCATTTTATGCATTCCTCAATTTTCTATCGATGTGGTCAAGAAAATATCCCAATTTAAGAATCTTCGCAGTATCATCATTGTTACTGAATCTAAGCTTGATAAGGATACAAAGAATACACTTCAAAAAATCATTGAAAGCACAAAATCATTACGGCTATTTCATTCAAGGTTGAGAATAAGATTTGATTTTTCCAGCAAGTTTGGAAAGTTGAAACACCTTCGCTACATCGACATATTTGGCATCTCATCAAAAGGGATTTATCATATTGCCAAACTTTATCACTTGTTGGTACTACTTTCGATTTCTAGCCCGACGACGGTATTTCCTTGTCGTAGGAGCTTGCTGTGTGTAGCAAAACAAGAGAGATTTATGTTGAACCTTTATCGTTTGCGGCATGTAGCCTATGGGCAGGATACGTACAAATTGTTTGGTATGCTGCCTATAAGCAGACTTGAATCAATTCGGAGATTGAGTATATACCATGTGAAAGAAAGTGGGGGCAACAAAGTGAGCTCAATCAAGAACTTACATTGTCTTCGTGAGCTAAATATTCAAGGTGTTGAGAATATTGAGAACCACGAAGAGGCCATCAATGCTAAACTGAATGAAAAACAGCATCTCCATTCTCTGTCTCTTGAGTGGTCACCACATACTGGTGAACATGACACTGTAGACGAGTTGGTTCTTCAACACCTTGAGCCACACACTAATATCAGGAATCTAAGAATTTGTGGCTATGAAGGGTGCGTCGTTCCATTTTGGATTGAGAACCTTTCTGTCAGAAAACTGGTATCAATCAAATTAGAAAGTTGTATAAACTGGGAACAACTACCGTCACTTGGAGAGCTAACACTGCTCAGATATCTTTTGTTGAGAAATCTTCCAAAGCTACAGCAGATTGGCCGGCATTCTCATATGTCTAGTAGTAGTTCCATGGAGCTGTTGCTACCTCCAAATCTTCTTAGTCTGGAAATAGAACAATGCCCAGAGCTGCAGGAATTACCTCTTCTACCTCCTAGTCTGGTATCATTTCAAATAATAGAAGTTAATTGGACTAAACTTCCAAGGATGGGCAAGCTATGCAGCAAGAGCAATGAAACAATTTTAGCCCAATTGCAGGAGGTTGTTATCAATGATTGTCCATGCTTAAGTTCCCTGGAAGACAGCTTTCTTGAGCAGAAGCAGCACATGGTAGCTCTAAGAAACCTGCACATCAACAACTGTATACATCTGGAGTCTGCATCGATACCATTTGATGCAATGATCATGCTCAGATATCTATATATCAGACGCTGTCCGAAATTGAGGGCACTGAGAGGTACTGGAGAAAAGTTCCTGCCATCATCGCTTCTATATCTGCAAATAAAACAATGCCCCAAACTGCAGGAATTACCTCTTCTACCTCCTAGTCTGATgtcatttaaaataaaaaatgttaatTGGACTAAACTTCCAAGGATGGGCAAGCTATGCAGCGAGAGCAATGAAACAATTTTAGCCCAATTGCAGGAGGTTGCTATCAGCAGTTGCCCATGCTTATGTTCCCTGGATGACAGCTTTCTTGAGCAGAAGCAGCACATGGTAGCTCTAAGAAACCTGCACATCGACAACTGTATACATCTGGAGTCTGCATCAATATCATTTGAAGCAATGAATATGCTCAAATCTCTAAGAATAGGAGGCTGTCCCGAATTGAGGGCACCGAGAGGTGCTGGGGAAATGTTCCTGCCACCATCACTTAAAGATCTATATATCAGATCATGTGGTGACTATGAGCGTATAGTGGTTGTGTCACTGCAAGAGCAACAACTCATCAATCTCTCCGTATTGAATCTGAATAACTGCTCGAACCTGGTATCCCTCCCCCCCTCAGAAGTTTTCAGTAGGAATTTCACCTCGCTGCAGATCATCATCATACAGAAATGTGGGAATCTGTCATCCTTGGGTGGGCTTGAATCCCTTCCATCCCTCTCTGAATTAACAATCAGACGTTGTGCTAAACTCACAAAATTTGGTTCATCCGTAAATCCATATGTATCTGGTGGTGAAGAAGAGCATCTGGTGGATTCAAGAAGTTCCCTGCGTATCAGCTCTCTTACAATTGATCTTCCATCCCTGCTGCTTGTTGAGCCTCTCAAGAGTCTCTGCCACACTGAACACTTAGAAATTGAAGATGCGTCACAGATGAAGAGCTTACCTGATCGTTGGCTGCTGCAGAACAGTGCATCTCTCAAATCCCTACACATACGCAAAGTCAAGTCCTTAGAATCTCTCCAACCCAGCATGCGAGACCTAACCTCCCTCCAGAAATTGACGCTATCTGGTGTTGGCCAACTCCTCGGTTCACTTCCAGATTTTCCCACCTCTCTGTTGGAGCTGGATATTTCGGAATGTGGTTCAGAGTTGAAGAAGAAATTTAGAAAACATGGAAGCCCTGAAAGAAGCAAGATTGCCCACATCCTCAGAGTGAGAATAG ACACAGACTACAACTACATAAATATAACAGGAAGCTCGCTCTTCATCATGGGAAAGGAATGCTATGGAGAGTGA